The genomic interval TTCCACTTCATATTCAAATTCACCAAATTCCTCTAATGGGTCAAATTCAAGCGTAACACCTGTTCCTCCATGCTCAATTTCTAATTCAGAAACCAATTTCCATTGATCATCAATTTGATAATTCAATTCTAAAACAGCCCGTTCAAAATCTATGTCATTTCTTTTTGCTGGAAATAGCTGCCAATTATAACAATTCAAATTCATAACACCATATCCAGATAAATGCAATTTCTTTTTCAAATCTTTTGAATTCGTTTGAATAATTTGCAAAGAATCTAAATTTGAAATCTGAGCATTCAAATATGAATAAAACAATATAAAACAAGCTAAAATATAAAATGTCTTAAATGATATATAGAAATTATAATTTAATTTTGGCAATATTATATCGGCTCCCATAGATTCTATGAATTATGATTAAGAATTAAATATGGATGCATTCTTAACAAATAGTGATCTCTCTACAACGATCATTTATAAAAACAAACGATTCCCTAAGGGCGTTCGTAAAAAATCAAGCTATAAACTGCTGCAAAACCATTTGCAAAAGTAGCACTGGAACCACAAGTTAAAATTGTCAAAAACGAAAAAGTGAATGTCCTAAACGGAAATTATTTCAATTCGCTTGGGCTGAAACCGTGAATTTTCTTAAAGGCTTTAGAAAAACTGCTGGATGAAGCATATCCAAGGGATTCGGAAACTTCATAAACGCTGAATTGTGAATTTTGGATTAATCCTTTGGCCAAAATCATGCGTTGCTCCATTACAAAATCATAGATAGTCATATTAAACATCTCTTTGAAACCCTTTTTCAGATAGCATTGATTGATTCCTATGATTTTAGCCAAATCTGGAATGGTAGGAGGATTATTTAAGTTTTCCAATAATATTTGTCGAGCTTGAATGATTTTATCTTTGTTGTAATCAAATTTAAGAAATCTACAATTAGCACAATCTCCAGATTGCTCCAAATGAAGACTATAAGCTCTTAGAAGTAATTCAACAGCTTTGCTCTCTAAAAATAATTTCCTGTAAATTCCATTCAAATTTGTGGTCCAAATATCCATAAGAATAAATTGGGTATTGCAACAAATTGATTGAGAGTGAGACGGCAATGCATGAAAAGGCCGGGAGAAATCCTTATTTTTAAAATACGATTGGTCAAATTTAATATGGATGAGAAAACTTGTTACTTTGGTCTCGGAAGGCTCGCATTCATTAGAATTTGTGAAATAATTCAGTTCAATGGATTCTTCAAAAATTTTTATAACAAGCTCATTCCCAATAACTGAGACCAAAGGTTCAAAGGATATTTGAAGCCCACTAGCAATTAATTCGGTATGGTTTCCAGCCAAAATCCTTTCCATTAATGAACAAAGTTAGGAAGAACCGCATAAATTATGGCTCAAACCTTAATTCTTATAGAGATTAGATTTTTCGATAAAGCTCTTTAATGGATACCAAGTTAACAAAAAAGGTAAAAAGGGATCTATAAAGCATGAATTCAAAATAGCATTTATATTATGTTGACGCAGCATTTTAAATAAAAACTACGTATAATTGATATATGGACTCACTAAAGCCTGCTTTGTCAGAGCTCTTGCAGGGTGAGAAACTAAGTCAAAGATCTGCACAAAAGGCTCTCTATGAACAATATTATAGCTTTGCCAAAACCATTTGTTTGCAATATAGTTCATCTGGAGCAGAGGCTGTAGAAATTTTGAATGATGGTTTTCTAAAAATTCTTACCCAAATTGATCTTTATAATTCTGATTATTCTTTCAAAAGTTGGTTGAGAAAAATCATGATCCATAAAGCGATCGATTATTACAGACAACACAAAGCGAAAACCCAAATACTATCTTTAGATTCAGGCAAAATACAAGAACCTTCTTATTATGATTTTCCAGATTTGGATAACATAGAAGATTTGATCCCTGTATTACAAAAATTATCACCCGCATATCGACTTGTTTTAAATTTATAAGTCCTGGAAGAATATAGCCATGAAGAAATTGCAGAAAAATTACAAATAACTGCAAGTACTTCGAGATCTAACCTTTTCAGAGCATTGCAAAAATTAAAAGAAATGTTGGAACCTACTGTTAAATCTAAGCTTAAAGTTTTACAAAAATGAATAGATTTTATTCTAAATATTGCGATAAATTAAAGAATCAAAAGCTTGCTGACTTCAATGAAGAGGATTGGAAAAAATTGGAAGCTCCATCACAATCTAAAAACAAGCATTGGCCGCTTTTTTGGCCTTTATTCTTTATAATTCCACTTTTAGCTGCCAGGTCATTTTATAATTTAAATGGTCTTGATCCATTGAAACACAGCTCTTTAAATATCCCGGTATCTTCATCTAAATCAGAATCTAAAACAGTGACCATTCATGATACCATTTACATTAAAGAATAGATCGATGTTCCAAGAATTGTTTACTTAAAAAAAATTATTCAAAATCCTAGAGAAACTAAAAATCTTACACTTAGTTCAGACAGTCCTAATTCCGAACTCATTTCTGATCAAGTTAATTATTCTCCTAACTTCGATTCTCCTAGAAAGTCTATTGAAAACAATCTTGAAAATAGTGCAACGCCTTCTCAAGCATTTAAAACTGAAGAAGCAAATAAAATTGAAGATTTATTAAACGGAATCAGTTATGAATTTGAAATGTTATGTCGGGCAAATGGCGAATTAATAAGTATGAAAGCAGAAAAAGGAGATTAATAAAGGACTTTTAACTTTGGTAAGATTCCATTTAAAGCTTGATAATTTCTATCCATTATCAAGCTTTTTTTTAGTTGATTATTTGGATATAATTTAAATAAAACCGAATCAATATTAGTGGTATTGAAATCAACTATAGCAGAAGTGAAAAAATCACATTACAAGCATTTCAACTTTCTGAATTCTCACACAAACGACTTTAAATTCAGGACATTTTGCAATGCTATCACTAACATCAGAAGTTACAATATTTACAAATAATTCAGGAAAATGAAAGGTAGTACTTATGACACCTTGTTTGACTTCATCGGTAAGATGTGCTTTTATTTCTATTTTACCTCTGGCAGATTCAATTAAAACCAGGTCTCCTTCTTCAATTTGATAGCTGATAGCATCTTCTGGATTAATTAAAACCAAATCTTCAGAAATGATTTCAACATTACCTGTTCGACGGGTCATGGTGCCAGCATTGTAATGTTCCAGTACACGGTTTGTGGTAAGGATAAATGGAAATTCTTCGGCATTTTCAAGGATCTCCGGAGACTCTACATATTCCTTAAATTCAAATTTACCTTTTCCGCGTTTGAATGTATCAACATGTAATATTTTAGTATCCGTTCCATCAGCTAAGACAGGCCATTGTTTACCGTTATCACCGAGTTCATCCCATTTTACACCTGCAAAGAATGGTACTATCTGACAAATTTCTTCAAGCATACTTTTAGCTTCATAGGCCGCTTGTTTATAACCCATTCGATTCATAATATCGACCATAATTTGTCCATCTACTTTTGAATCGCCAATTGGTTTAACTACTTGCTGCACTTTTTGTATACGACGTTCACCATTTGTAAAAGTCCCTTCTTTTTCTAAAAATGAAGCTCCTGGTAAAACTACATGTGCTAGTTTGGCTGTTTCGGTCATAAATATTTCCTGGACGATTAAAAGATCCAAGGACTTTATAGCTTTAATAACTTTATTTGTATTTGGGTCTGATTGAACCAAATCATCACCCATTATCCATAATGCTTTAAATTGACCTGCAATTGCAGCATTATACATTTCTGGTATTTTTAATCCTACTTCTGATGGAACTTCTACTCCATAAAATTTGCTAAATTTTTCCTGTACTTCGGGCAACGTAACATCATAATAACCTGCTGCTTGATAAGGTTGAACGCCCATATCTGCCATTCCCTGAACATTATTTTGGCCTCTTAAAGGATTTACACCGCATCCCGGTTTTCCAACATTACCTGTAATCATTGCCAAATCTGCAATTAACATTACCGTATAGGTGCCTTGATAATGCTCTGTGACCCCTAGACCATGAAATGACATTGCGAGTGGAGCTGATGCATATGCAATTGCGGCAGCTTTTGCTTGTTCGCGAGGAACTCCGGAAACATTTTCCAGTTCGCTGATATTTAATTTTAAAATATTTTCTTTAAAATCATCAAAACCTTCTGTTCTATTACTAATAAATGATTTATCAAATAACTCCTGTTTTACAATATAATAGAGCATCATATTTAAAACAGCAACATTCGTACCTGGTCTTAATTGGAGATGATGCGTAGCATATTTTGCCATTTCAGTACGGCGGGGATCAATTACAATGGTAGTCTTTCCTTTCATTGCATGCTGCCTTAATTTAGCACCCGTTACTGGATGCCCTTCGGTAGGATTGGCTCCAATTACTAAAATGGCAGAAGTTAGTTTAAGATCTTCAATAGAATTTGTTGCGGCGCCAGTCCCAAACGTGCGTTGCATTCCCAAAGCAGTTGGTGAATGACAAACTCGGGCACAACCATCAATATTATTGGTGCCAATGACAGCCCGAATAAATTTTTGCATTAAATAATTTTCTTCATTCGTACACCGGGCAGAAGAAACTCCTCCAATTGCATTTGGACCAAACTGAGTCTTTATATCCGTTAATTTTTCTACGATAAAATCATAAACTTCATCCCAGCTCACCCGTTCCAATACTCCATTTTTACGAATCATAGGATATTGCAGTCGTTCTGGATGGTTATAAAATTTAAATGCATAACGACCTTTCAAACAAGTATGACCTTGATTTACATCTGCATTAAAAGGCGCTTGAATACTTAATATTTTACCACTTTTAACGCTTACTTCAAGATTACATCCAACTCCACAATACGTGCAAACAGTCCGAACTTTATCTTGTCCAACTAAAGCTTTAGATTGGAATACATCAGAAATCGCAGAAGTCGGACATGCCTGAGCACAAGCACCACAACTTACACAGTCAGAATCCATAAAAGATTGATTCATCCCTTTAATAATCTGACTATCAAAACCACGTCCCATAACAGACAATACCAATTGACCTTGGACTTCATCACAGGCTCTGACACAGCGATAACACATAATACACTTTGACAAATCGGAAGTCATGTAGGGATGACTATTGTCTTTTTCCCTATCCAGGTGGTTTTTACCCTCTGGATACCGAACTTTCCGAATACCTACTCTTGCCGCCACATCTTGCAATTCACAATTTCCATTTACTTCACAGGTAAGACAATCTAATGGGTGATCTGTAAGGACAAGTTCTATGATATTTTTTCTTAATTTTTGAATGGATTCTGACTCGGTTGCAATGATCATTCCTTCTTCAACGGGGGTATGACAAGCAGCAACAGTGCGGGATACTCCATTTCCTGGCCTTGAAACTTCTACACTGCATACTCGACAAGATCCAAATGCTTCGAGATTTGGTGCATCGCAAAGGGTAGGAATTGTATTATTTTCAAAATGCCGCCTTACAAAGCTTAAAATTGTTTCTCCCTGTTTTATTTCATATGAAACGCCATTTATGCTTGCATTTTTAATGGCAGGCTGATGGAAAAGGTCTGGTGTTAAGAATTCCGTCTTCATTGAAAACCCAATTTTTGTTCAAATAGTAACATAAAAGCAAAGGGTTAATTTACGTCGAAATCACAAAATTCGTGGAATTATTTTCAAAGAAGTGAATTATAACATCCTCATTAAGCCAGTTTGGTTTACATATTAATTTCGCAAGGGTTTATTGTTTTCAAGCATATATTGAATTCGTTCTAATGTTTTAGGTTCTGTACATAAACTTAAAAACGCTTCCCTTTCAAGATCCAAAAGATATTGTTCATTTACTTTTTGGGCATAACTTAGATCTCCACCACATAAAACATATGCAATTTTACGAGCAATTTTTATGTCATGATCTGAAGCATATCCACCTAATTTTAAACTATGTGCAGCGACATACAATGCAGCTAATCCTGTTTGTCCCAACACCATAATATCTTCTCTCGGTACAGGTCTAATATAATTTGTTGAAAGTTGCAAAACTTTTTGTTTTGCCTGGAAAATATTGGATGTTCCAAGAATACAAACGCTATCTCTTTTGGCATCCAAATAACCAAAATCATAGGCTTCATAAGCAGAAGTAGCTACGGAAGCAGTAGCAATTGTTTTAAACCTTTGAATCAATTGAGGGATTTGTACTTCTCCTTCCTTAAATTCATCACTAAGCCTCACTGCAAATTCTTTTGTGCCAGCACCTCCGGGCAATATACCAACACCCACTTCTACTAAACCTATATAGGATTCGGCAGCACAAACAGAAGCATCACAATGCATCAATAATTCAACGCCTCCTCCAAATACATATCCTTGAGTTGCTGTAACCACTGGAATTGAAGAATACCTGCAACGCATTGAAGTATCCTGAAACATTCTCACCGCCAAATCTAGTTGATCATATTCCTGTTGAAATGCCATCATTCCAACCAACATTAAATTTGCACCGACAGTAAAATTTGTTGCATTATTTCCAATAACTAATCCTTTCCATTGTTGTTCTTCAGCAATCCGTATCGATTCTTGAATTCCTTTTAAAATACCCTCGCCAATAGCATTGTATTTACTTTTAAATTCTAAACACAATACACCATCTCCAATATCATGTAAAATAACTTCATCATTTTTATAAACACTCGCTTTTTTATCAAATAAATGAAACCTAATTTCATCTTGTTGCCCTGGTATTAGCAAGTAATTCTCTGAATTATGATCATAGTAAAACAATTGTCTATTCTCTGTTGCATAAAACTGTGTCTTATTAACTGCTTTCATACTCAAAATCCAATCTGCTGGCTGCTCACCGGATTCCTCAATCAATTTCAAACCAGCTTCAAAACCAATAGCATCCCAGGTTTCAAAAGGTCCAAGCTCCCATGCAAATCCGTTTTTTAAAGATTCATCAATTGCAAATACAGTTTCTGTAATTTCAGGAATTCGCTGAGATGCATAAGCAAACAAAAAACCCAGTGCCTTGCGAACAAGCATTGCACCTGCATCGTCCATTTTTATAATAGCTTTTATTCTCGCTGATAAATTTTCTATTTGTTTTGAAATAGTTATACTCTCCAATTTTGATTTTGGGTCTTGCTGATACTCCAGTGTATTTAAATTCAAAGCCGAAAAAACTGGCCTTCCCTTTTCATCTTTCTGAGATGTCTTTTCATAAAATCCTTTTCCAGATTTATTTCCAAACCATTTTTGGCTGACCAAATAATTAATACTCTTAGGATGCTGGAGTTTTTGAACCATCTCATCCTTTGGACAATTCGCACGCAAACCTTCAACAACCCAAGTAGCAGTATCAATGCCAACTAAATCCATTAATCTAAATGTTCCGCTTTTTGGCCTACCCAATGCAGGTCCTGTTAATTTATCAACATCCGATATACTTAACTTTAATTCTTCTGCTAACTCAAATATTTTTGACATGGTAACTACGCCTATTCTATTTGCGATAAATGCGGGAGTATCTTTACATAAAACCGTTTGTTTGCCGAGAAAATGCTTTCCGAAATCCATAAAAAATTCTACAACGTCTGATTTTGTTTCTGAGGTTGGAATAATCTCCAAAAGTTTAAGATAACGTGGAGGATTGAAAAAATGAGTTCCACAAAAATGTTTTTTAAAATCGTCAGATCTATCCTGTATTAAAAAATGAATTGGTATACCAGAAGTATTTGAACTCATAAGCGTTCCAGGTCTTCGAAACGATTCTATTTTTTCATACAACAATTTTTTAATCTCTAATTTCTCAATTATAACTTCCAATATCCAGTCACAATCTTTAATCCGATGTATATCATCATCAAAATTACCAGTTTGAATATTTGACTTGAACTTTTTATGAAAAATAGGCGTTGGTTTAGAGGCCAATGCTTTTTCTAAAGCAGCATTTACAAAGGCATTTTTATTGGCTCCTTCAGAGGCTAAGTCCAGTAATATAACCTGAAAGCCAGCTCCTGCAAGATGACAGGCAATTCCTGAACCCATTAAACCAGAACCTAAAACGGCTATTTTATTTATTCTATATCCCATATATGCTTTAAATATTTTGGATTCTTTTAAAATAGATCTAATTCCAAATTTCTCAAAGATAATAAATTCAACATCTACTAAACTCCTAAAAAACAAATTGAATACCCTATTGTTTGAAACTTTCGATTAATAAATAAAATGTGCATCCTGAAAATTTAATCAAAATAACTTGACTCCTGGATGGTTATTAGAACCACCGATTAAATAAATTCTAACAAATTATGCATTAGACCTATTTTGGATACCATTTCACAGTTCTATATTGTATTCACTCTTTGATCATTAGATTAAATATTCCCGAGCCAAGATTATATAATAAATATTAAACAAATTCTTAACTATTATAGGTATTCTCCTGGACAGAGTTCCTAGGTACAATGAATTCGTAAAATTTCAATGCATTTACCAAAACAATAGGATTTATCAAAAAACCTTTCTTGCATTCAAAACCACGATGAATTCACTTATAAAAAAGCTAATTTTCAAATATCGAATCGTTTTGCTTGCAATTTTTTACAAATTAAATAAATACAAATATTACCAAAAACAAACATGATGATTCTTACTGAATCGATAAATTCACAAGCAAATTACCAATTATTTTCTAGAGAATACGCCAGAGAATAAACGTAAATCAACATACAATTTCCTATATATTAGAAATTCCAAATCTCAAACTTAAGGTATGGAATATTAATAATTTTATAATCCTTAGCAAAAATTAGTTTTGAATTACAAATACGATTTTTCATTCCATAAGCTATTGTTAGAAATTACATACGATAAAAAAGAAGAAAATAATATAAACGCTGAAACAACTTAGAATTAATAGAGTAGATTTGTACTAATTCAAATTTAAATATGATTATATCCTCTATATCCATTATCAAAAAACTAATTATTCTCTTTCTGGTCATTGCTGGCCTTTATTTCGCTAAAGACTTTTTAATACCCTTATCCATAGGTGCTGTATTGGCTACTCTTTTGCTGCCATTTTCCAATTGGCTTGAATCAAAGAAAATTCCCAGAGGATTAGCTGCTTTTTGTTCTGTTCTTGTAATTATCTTTCTGATCGGCTTTGTATTTGCATTAATTGGCTGGCAAGTAGCGGAACTCACCAATGATATAACTTTAATTAAAGAAAAAGCAATGGAGTCCATAAATCGAATTCAGGAATTTATTTTTAATCATTTAGGGATCTCCGCGGAACAACAATCTCAGGTATTAAAAGACCAACAACCTTCCATGAATGGTATTTTATCTCAATTAGCAGGTTCTACACTTTCTATTTTTACTTCCATGATCTTAGTTCTTGTATATATTTCTTTTCTACTGTACTACCGTCGCCATATTAAACAAT from Saprospiraceae bacterium carries:
- a CDS encoding helix-turn-helix transcriptional regulator, which encodes MERILAGNHTELIASGLQISFEPLVSVIGNELVIKIFEESIELNYFTNSNECEPSETKVTSFLIHIKFDQSYFKNKDFSRPFHALPSHSQSICCNTQFILMDIWTTNLNGIYRKLFLESKAVELLLRAYSLHLEQSGDCANCRFLKFDYNKDKIIQARQILLENLNNPPTIPDLAKIIGINQCYLKKGFKEMFNMTIYDFVMEQRMILAKGLIQNSQFSVYEVSESLGYASSSSFSKAFKKIHGFSPSELK
- the fdhF gene encoding formate dehydrogenase subunit alpha, yielding MKTEFLTPDLFHQPAIKNASINGVSYEIKQGETILSFVRRHFENNTIPTLCDAPNLEAFGSCRVCSVEVSRPGNGVSRTVAACHTPVEEGMIIATESESIQKLRKNIIELVLTDHPLDCLTCEVNGNCELQDVAARVGIRKVRYPEGKNHLDREKDNSHPYMTSDLSKCIMCYRCVRACDEVQGQLVLSVMGRGFDSQIIKGMNQSFMDSDCVSCGACAQACPTSAISDVFQSKALVGQDKVRTVCTYCGVGCNLEVSVKSGKILSIQAPFNADVNQGHTCLKGRYAFKFYNHPERLQYPMIRKNGVLERVSWDEVYDFIVEKLTDIKTQFGPNAIGGVSSARCTNEENYLMQKFIRAVIGTNNIDGCARVCHSPTALGMQRTFGTGAATNSIEDLKLTSAILVIGANPTEGHPVTGAKLRQHAMKGKTTIVIDPRRTEMAKYATHHLQLRPGTNVAVLNMMLYYIVKQELFDKSFISNRTEGFDDFKENILKLNISELENVSGVPREQAKAAAIAYASAPLAMSFHGLGVTEHYQGTYTVMLIADLAMITGNVGKPGCGVNPLRGQNNVQGMADMGVQPYQAAGYYDVTLPEVQEKFSKFYGVEVPSEVGLKIPEMYNAAIAGQFKALWIMGDDLVQSDPNTNKVIKAIKSLDLLIVQEIFMTETAKLAHVVLPGASFLEKEGTFTNGERRIQKVQQVVKPIGDSKVDGQIMVDIMNRMGYKQAAYEAKSMLEEICQIVPFFAGVKWDELGDNGKQWPVLADGTDTKILHVDTFKRGKGKFEFKEYVESPEILENAEEFPFILTTNRVLEHYNAGTMTRRTGNVEIISEDLVLINPEDAISYQIEEGDLVLIESARGKIEIKAHLTDEVKQGVISTTFHFPELFVNIVTSDVSDSIAKCPEFKVVCVRIQKVEMLVM
- a CDS encoding sigma-70 family RNA polymerase sigma factor, which gives rise to MDSLKPALSELLQGEKLSQRSAQKALYEQYYSFAKTICLQYSSSGAEAVEILNDGFLKILTQIDLYNSDYSFKSWLRKIMIHKAIDYYRQHKAKTQILSLDSGKIQEPSYYDFPDLDNIEDLIPVLQKLSPAYRLVLNL
- a CDS encoding 3-hydroxyacyl-CoA dehydrogenase/enoyl-CoA hydratase family protein, translated to MGYRINKIAVLGSGLMGSGIACHLAGAGFQVILLDLASEGANKNAFVNAALEKALASKPTPIFHKKFKSNIQTGNFDDDIHRIKDCDWILEVIIEKLEIKKLLYEKIESFRRPGTLMSSNTSGIPIHFLIQDRSDDFKKHFCGTHFFNPPRYLKLLEIIPTSETKSDVVEFFMDFGKHFLGKQTVLCKDTPAFIANRIGVVTMSKIFELAEELKLSISDVDKLTGPALGRPKSGTFRLMDLVGIDTATWVVEGLRANCPKDEMVQKLQHPKSINYLVSQKWFGNKSGKGFYEKTSQKDEKGRPVFSALNLNTLEYQQDPKSKLESITISKQIENLSARIKAIIKMDDAGAMLVRKALGFLFAYASQRIPEITETVFAIDESLKNGFAWELGPFETWDAIGFEAGLKLIEESGEQPADWILSMKAVNKTQFYATENRQLFYYDHNSENYLLIPGQQDEIRFHLFDKKASVYKNDEVILHDIGDGVLCLEFKSKYNAIGEGILKGIQESIRIAEEQQWKGLVIGNNATNFTVGANLMLVGMMAFQQEYDQLDLAVRMFQDTSMRCRYSSIPVVTATQGYVFGGGVELLMHCDASVCAAESYIGLVEVGVGILPGGAGTKEFAVRLSDEFKEGEVQIPQLIQRFKTIATASVATSAYEAYDFGYLDAKRDSVCILGTSNIFQAKQKVLQLSTNYIRPVPREDIMVLGQTGLAALYVAAHSLKLGGYASDHDIKIARKIAYVLCGGDLSYAQKVNEQYLLDLEREAFLSLCTEPKTLERIQYMLENNKPLRN